One genomic window of Candidatus Neomarinimicrobiota bacterium includes the following:
- a CDS encoding ferredoxin: protein MRQNSQNLGAGGGCHCPKCDYRAAHKRGIPCQDEKCPQCGAKLIREGSYHDDLLKKKQSKN from the coding sequence ATGAGACAAAATAGTCAAAATCTAGGTGCTGGTGGGGGTTGCCACTGTCCCAAATGTGATTATCGGGCCGCCCACAAACGTGGGATTCCCTGTCAGGACGAAAAATGTCCTCAATGTGGAGCAAAACTAATCCGTGAAGGTTCCTATCATGACGACTTGCTAAAGAAGAAACAGTCAAAGAACTGA